Genomic segment of Polycladomyces abyssicola:
CGATGGTAGCTTGAAAATGACTGAATTGAATATCGACAGCAAGGCCCCGGCTACTGGATTGCCCCTCGCGTTTATTTATGGAATCGGGGTCGTTGTAGGCGTTTGTATGGGTGTCATCATCCTCATCAATTTGTATCGTGTGATATTCAATAAAACGACAGATGCAGATTTGATTATGACACGCGAGTCGGAAGACGAATTGCTGGAATCAACGGGCCGGTAGCGGACACATTGGGGGGAAGAGCATGGTATTGACAACTTTTGTATTGTCGCTGCTGGGGGCCATGGCGCTTGGGGTACCCATTGCAATCGCGCTTTTATTTTGTGGCGTCTGTCTCATGATTGTGATGGGAAACTTCGACAGTCAAATCATTGCGCAAAACCTGATAAACGGAGCGGACAACTTTCCGCTGATGGCTATTCCGTTTTTCATTCTTGCCGGGGAATTCATGAATGCAGGGGGAATTTCGAAACGGATCGTTAATTTCGCTATGGCACTGGTCGGCCATATCAAGGGTGGACTTGGATATGTGGCCATTATTGGCAGTGTGATTTTTGCCGGTCTTTCCGGTTCTGCTGTTGCCGATACCGCTGCGCTGGGCGCACTCTTGATTCCGATGATGAGAGATGCGGGTTATGCCACGAACAGATCTGCAGGTTTACTTGCTGCAGGAGGAATTATTGCTCCGATTATTCCGCCAAGCATTCCGATGATTTTGTTCGGGGTGGCGGCTAACGTCTCCATTACCAAGTTGTTTATGGCTGGAATTGTACCCGGGCTGTTGATCGGCCTGGCGTTGGTTACTACTTGGTGGTGGGTCGTGAGAAAAGATGACCTTCAGGTGCAACCACGCAAATCGGTGAAAGAGATATGGATTGCCACACGTAAAGCGTTTTGGGCATTGATTTTACCGATCTTGATTATCGCCGGTTTGCGCGGGGGCGTGTTCACCCCGACAGAAGCAGCCGTTGTCGCCGCTTTCTATGCGTTTTTTGTCGGGATACTGATTTATCGCGAATTGAAAATCAAGGATTTGTACCGGGTGTTATTGCAGGCCGGAAAAACCACCAGTGTCGTCATGTTTCTGGCAGCCGCAGCGATGGTGTCCGCTTGGTTGACCACTGTAGCGAATATTCCGAATGAAGTCACGACCTTATTGGGGCCGTTGATCGACCATCCGATCCTGCTGATGATTGCGATTAACATCATCGTTTTGATTGTCGGTACCGCCGTCGACCTGACGCCAACTGTCCTGATCCTGACCCCGGTGCTCATGCCGATCATCCAGAAAGCAGGAATCGATCCGATCTATTTTGGCGTGATTTTTATCCTGAACAACTGTATCGGATTGCTGACGCCACCCGTCGGCACGGTACTGAATGTCGCTTGCGGCATAGCGCGAATCGCGATGGACGACATCATGAAAGGAGTCTGGCCGTTTTTGTTGGTGGAATGTCTTGTTCTGTTGATACTCACTCTTTTCCCGGATCTCACATTGGTTCCGTTGCATTGGTTCTATGACAAATAGGGGGAGTGAACGTTGCATAAATGGAAGGTGGTTGTGACTGACTGGGAGTATACGGATCTTCGGTATGAAGAGCGCGTTTTTCGGCATGAGGATATCGAGCTGGTGCCTTCCCAGTGTCGGACGGAAGCAGAGGTAATCGACGCTTGCCGGGACGCTGATGCAATCATCAACCAGTATGCGCCGATCAGCCGCAAGGTGGTCGAGTCGCTTGAAAAGTGCAAGGTGATTACCCGGTATGGAGTCGGTGTCGACACCATTGATCTGAACGCTGCAACCGAAAAGGGAATTTGCGTTGCCAACGTGCCGGATTACTGCATGGACGAGGTAGCCGACCATGCCTTGGCGTTGCTGCTTGATGTGACACGGAAGGTGAGCCTGGCCAACCATTATGTAAAAAACGGAAAATGGGATTTCAAAGTGACACAGCCGATTTACCGCTTGCGTGGACGGACGCTCGGGATGGTCGGGTTCGGAAAAATCCCGCAGGTACTGGCGGAAAAAGTAAAACCGTTGGGGCTTCGAGTGATCGCATACGATCCATATGTTCCGGAAACGGTTGCAAAGGAAAAAGGTGTGTCGCTGGTTGCGCTGGATGATTTGTGTCGGCAGGCGGACATCATCTCGGTGCATGCTCCATTGACACAGTTGACCAGAGGGATGCTTGGTAAAAAGCAGTTTGCGCTGATGAAAAAGGGTGCGTTTGTAATCAACGCATCCCGCGGACCGGTGATCGATGAGGAGGCTCTTGTGGAAGCATTGCGGGAAGGCAAAATCGCCGGCGCGGGTCTCGATGTGGTGGAGATGGAGCCCATTTGCCCCGATCATCCGCTGCTTCAGATGGAAAATGTGGTGCTGACGCCGCATGTCGCATGGTATTCGGAAGAGGCGGCGGCCGAAATGCGGACGAAAGCCGCTCTTGGTGTGGTTGATGTGCTGTTGCATGGGGAATACCCGAAGTACTTGGTCAATTGGCAGGTGAAAGAAAAGGTGAACCTGCAAGAGAACTCGGGTAGTAAGAGATATACGCCTGAGCAATTTCTTCTGTTAGCCGGTGAAAAAGCGATCAAACCGGTGTGAACCGGCGATAAGTGATCATATGGAAAGGAGTTTCATCATGAAAAAATGGGTCAAAAATCTGGCGGTAAGTCTACTCATCCCCGGCCTTCTGTTCATGGTAGCAGGCTGCGGCCTGATAGGAACCGCGCAACCGGCGTCACCCGCCAAAGGGATCCAGGTGCGCATGATCAAGGCTGGGATCGGATTGAACGAGGATCACCCGCAAGGGCAAGGGCTCAAAAAATTCAAGGAAATCGTCGAGCGGAAAACCGGTGGCAAATGGAAAGTGCAAACCTATTTCAGCGCGCAGTTGGGGGATGACCTGAAAATGACGGAAGCGCTGAAAGGGGGTCTGCAGGAAATCACCATTCCTTCCACCTCGCCGCTGGTTGGCACCGTCAAGGAATTCGGGATTTTCGACTTCCCGTTTGTGTTCAATGATCCGAAGGAAGCAGACGCGGTGCTGGACGGTCCGCTTGGGCAAAAACTATTGCAAAAGCTTCCGCAGCACGGTCTGATCGGTCTCGCCTACTGGGAGAACGGGTTCCGCAATCTGACCAACAGCAAGCATCCGGTTGCAACCGTGGCGGATTTCAGAGGATTGAAAATCCGGACGATGCAAAATGAGGTTCATATCAACGCGTTTAAGGCGCTGGGTGTAAACCCGACACCGATGGCGTTTTCCGAAGTGTTCAGCGCGCTTGAGAGCAAAACGGTCGATGGACAAGAAAATCCGCTGGCGACAATCGAATCAAACAAATTTAACGAAGTCCAAAAATATCTGAGCCTGACCAACCATGTGTATACACCGTTCGTGTTCTTGGTCAGCAAAAAATTCTGGGATCAACTGTCGGATGAAGAAAAGAAAATTCTGACGGATGCGGCCATCGAAGCGGGCAAGTACGAACGTGAGCTGAACCGCCAACAAAACAAGAAATCGCTTGAAAACCTGAAGCGAAAAGGGATGCAGGTGAACGAGTTCAGTCCGGAAGAAAAGAAAAAAGCACAGGAGATCATCAAGCCGGTTATCGACAAGTATTCGAAGGAGTTTGGTGAGGATCTGGTCAAGCAAATGTATGACGAAGTGAACAAAGTGCGCGGTCAAAAGTAATCCTCATCGCCTGATGAGGAGGAGATGACGATGAAAATCATTGAGGAATTACTCCAAGATGTTTCTCTCCCCCGACTGGTGAAAGTCCGTCAGAAGTTTGATGCACCGGAAGTGCCCGACGTGGCGGCTGCCGTCCATGAAACCATCCGTGAGGCGGGCGTCCTGTCCCGGATTTCCCATGGCGACCGGGTCGCCATCGCGGTGGGAAGCCGCGGGGTGGCGGATATCCCGATTTTGACGAGGGAAGTGGTGAATGCGGTCAAATCAGCCGGCGGACAACCGTTTATTGTGCCAGCGATGGGAAGCCATGGCGGCGCAACCGCTGAAGGACAAATCGATGTTTTGAAGCAATTGGGGGTCACCGAAGCGACGGTTGGGGCTCCGATCCTCTCAAGTATGGAAGTGGTGGAGGTGGGAAGGCTGGCCAATGGCCTTCCCGTCTACATCGACAAGCATGCGTACGGGGCAGATAAGGTGATCGTCATCAACCGCATTAAACCGCACACTGCTTTCAGAGGGCCGGTGGAAAGCGGATTGATGAAAATGATCACGATCGGGCTCGGCAAGCAAAAAGGGGCAGAAGCTGCCCATGCCTACAGCTTCAAATACATGGCGGAACACGTGCTGGCCATGGCGAAAATCACCATGAGCAAAGTGCCGATTATCTTTGGGTTGGGCACGATTGAAAACGCCTATGACCGACCGGCAAAAATCGTGGCAGTTCCAGCGGAAAAGATTGAAGAGGTGGAACCGCAGCTACTGATCGAAGCAAAGGCGCTGATGCCCCGTATCTTGTTTGATCCGATTGACGTCTTGGTGGTGAATGAAATTGGAAAGGACATTTCCGGCGACGGGATGGATCCCAATATCACCGGTCGCTATGCGACCCCATATGCCAGCGGCGGACCCGATGTCACCCGGATCGTTGTGATCGGATTGACAGTTAAAACGCACGGCAACGCCAACGGGATCGGTTTGGCCGATATCACAACCCGCAAAGCGTTTGAAGCGATCCAATGGGAAAAGGGGTATGCCAACGCATTGACGAGCACAGTGGTTAATACCGTAAAACTGCCGATGTTTTTGGAAACGGAGGAACTGGCGGTGAAAGCGGCGGTTAAAACGTGTAATGCGTTTGATCTGACAAAGGTGCGCTTGGTCTGGATCCGCAACACGCTGGAATTGAAGGAAATCTGGATCTCGGAAAGCCTGCTGGAGGAAGCACGGCAACGGAAGGATGTCGAGATTTTGACGGAACCGGCATCTGTCGATTTCTCCGTTTGGCCGGAATGACTTTTGCCAGAGGAGATTGGATGATATGAAAATCACCGGCTTCAGACTCTATAAAGTTCCTCCCCGCTGGTTGTTTCTGAAGGTGGAAACGGACGCCGGCATTGCGGGCTGGGGGGAACCGATCGTGGAAGGGCGGGCCGACACAGTGGCCGCCTGTGTCAAGGAATTGAGTGATTATTTAATAGGAAAGGATCCGCTTCGGATTGAAGATCACTGGCAGGTGTTGTATCGTGGAGGATTTTATCGGGGTGGTCCGATCCTGACCAGCGCTTTGTCCGGTATTGAGCAGGCGTTGTGGGATATCAAGGGCAAATATTACCACCTTCCGGTCTACCAAATGCTGGGCGGTGCTGCTCGCGACAAAATCCGTGTCTACTCTTGGATCGGCGGCGATCGGCCGCAGGACGTGGGAGCGGCTGCGAAAGAAAAAGTGGAGGCGGGATTTACCGCTGTCAAGATGAATGCGACAGAGGAGATGAATTATATCGATTCTATTTCCAAGGTGGAAGCGGTGGTCAGTCGGATTGCGGCCATCCGGGAAGCGGTTGGCAAGGACATTGGCATCGGCATCGATTTTCACGGCCGGGTGCACAAGGCGATGGCAAAAATCTTGGCAAAAGAGCTGGAGCCTTATCGTCCGATGTTTTTGGAAGAGCCGGTTCTCCCGGAAAACAACGAGGCGCTCCGGGAAATTGCCCGTCACACCACCACTCCCATTGCAACCGGAGAACGGCAATATACTCGCTGGGGGTTTAAGCAGATTTTGCTGGAAGGGTATGTGGATATCATCCAGCCGGATCTGTCGCATGCCGGCGGGATT
This window contains:
- a CDS encoding TRAP transporter substrate-binding protein — protein: MKKWVKNLAVSLLIPGLLFMVAGCGLIGTAQPASPAKGIQVRMIKAGIGLNEDHPQGQGLKKFKEIVERKTGGKWKVQTYFSAQLGDDLKMTEALKGGLQEITIPSTSPLVGTVKEFGIFDFPFVFNDPKEADAVLDGPLGQKLLQKLPQHGLIGLAYWENGFRNLTNSKHPVATVADFRGLKIRTMQNEVHINAFKALGVNPTPMAFSEVFSALESKTVDGQENPLATIESNKFNEVQKYLSLTNHVYTPFVFLVSKKFWDQLSDEEKKILTDAAIEAGKYERELNRQQNKKSLENLKRKGMQVNEFSPEEKKKAQEIIKPVIDKYSKEFGEDLVKQMYDEVNKVRGQK
- a CDS encoding C-terminal binding protein; its protein translation is MHKWKVVVTDWEYTDLRYEERVFRHEDIELVPSQCRTEAEVIDACRDADAIINQYAPISRKVVESLEKCKVITRYGVGVDTIDLNAATEKGICVANVPDYCMDEVADHALALLLDVTRKVSLANHYVKNGKWDFKVTQPIYRLRGRTLGMVGFGKIPQVLAEKVKPLGLRVIAYDPYVPETVAKEKGVSLVALDDLCRQADIISVHAPLTQLTRGMLGKKQFALMKKGAFVINASRGPVIDEEALVEALREGKIAGAGLDVVEMEPICPDHPLLQMENVVLTPHVAWYSEEAAAEMRTKAALGVVDVLLHGEYPKYLVNWQVKEKVNLQENSGSKRYTPEQFLLLAGEKAIKPV
- the dgoD gene encoding galactonate dehydratase, which encodes MKITGFRLYKVPPRWLFLKVETDAGIAGWGEPIVEGRADTVAACVKELSDYLIGKDPLRIEDHWQVLYRGGFYRGGPILTSALSGIEQALWDIKGKYYHLPVYQMLGGAARDKIRVYSWIGGDRPQDVGAAAKEKVEAGFTAVKMNATEEMNYIDSISKVEAVVSRIAAIREAVGKDIGIGIDFHGRVHKAMAKILAKELEPYRPMFLEEPVLPENNEALREIARHTTTPIATGERQYTRWGFKQILLEGYVDIIQPDLSHAGGILEVKKIAAMAETLDVAVAPHCPLGSIALAASLQVDACTPNVIIQEQSLGIHYNQGSDLLDYLVDPTVFQYVDGFVEIPQGPGLGIDINEERVREAAEQGHNWKNPVWRNEDGTVAEW
- a CDS encoding TRAP transporter large permease, whose protein sequence is MVLTTFVLSLLGAMALGVPIAIALLFCGVCLMIVMGNFDSQIIAQNLINGADNFPLMAIPFFILAGEFMNAGGISKRIVNFAMALVGHIKGGLGYVAIIGSVIFAGLSGSAVADTAALGALLIPMMRDAGYATNRSAGLLAAGGIIAPIIPPSIPMILFGVAANVSITKLFMAGIVPGLLIGLALVTTWWWVVRKDDLQVQPRKSVKEIWIATRKAFWALILPILIIAGLRGGVFTPTEAAVVAAFYAFFVGILIYRELKIKDLYRVLLQAGKTTSVVMFLAAAAMVSAWLTTVANIPNEVTTLLGPLIDHPILLMIAINIIVLIVGTAVDLTPTVLILTPVLMPIIQKAGIDPIYFGVIFILNNCIGLLTPPVGTVLNVACGIARIAMDDIMKGVWPFLLVECLVLLILTLFPDLTLVPLHWFYDK
- a CDS encoding lactate racemase domain-containing protein → MKIIEELLQDVSLPRLVKVRQKFDAPEVPDVAAAVHETIREAGVLSRISHGDRVAIAVGSRGVADIPILTREVVNAVKSAGGQPFIVPAMGSHGGATAEGQIDVLKQLGVTEATVGAPILSSMEVVEVGRLANGLPVYIDKHAYGADKVIVINRIKPHTAFRGPVESGLMKMITIGLGKQKGAEAAHAYSFKYMAEHVLAMAKITMSKVPIIFGLGTIENAYDRPAKIVAVPAEKIEEVEPQLLIEAKALMPRILFDPIDVLVVNEIGKDISGDGMDPNITGRYATPYASGGPDVTRIVVIGLTVKTHGNANGIGLADITTRKAFEAIQWEKGYANALTSTVVNTVKLPMFLETEELAVKAAVKTCNAFDLTKVRLVWIRNTLELKEIWISESLLEEARQRKDVEILTEPASVDFSVWPE